The proteins below come from a single Isoptericola dokdonensis DS-3 genomic window:
- a CDS encoding OsmC family protein, translated as MGAQHSFEVAVTWPTSTVAAGDGAGATTSYTAYTRDHDVTAPGRPVLPGSADPAFRGDPGRYSPEELFVASLSQCHMLWFLHLAAEAGVVVRGYTDEATGTMRVEARGEGQFTDVTLRPHVLVDPGAGATDERLAELHHRAHSLCFLARSVNFPVLVDPAPLRTSTVV; from the coding sequence ATGGGAGCCCAGCACTCGTTCGAGGTCGCCGTCACCTGGCCCACCAGCACCGTGGCGGCGGGGGACGGCGCCGGCGCCACGACGTCGTACACGGCCTACACGCGCGACCACGACGTCACCGCCCCGGGCCGCCCGGTGCTGCCCGGCAGCGCCGACCCGGCGTTCCGCGGCGACCCCGGCCGGTACAGCCCCGAGGAGCTGTTCGTCGCGAGCCTGTCCCAGTGCCACATGCTGTGGTTCCTGCACCTCGCGGCCGAGGCGGGCGTCGTGGTGCGCGGCTACACCGACGAGGCGACGGGCACGATGCGCGTCGAGGCGCGCGGCGAGGGGCAGTTCACCGACGTGACGCTGCGCCCGCACGTCCTGGTCGACCCGGGCGCCGGGGCGACGGACGAGCGGCTCGCCGAGCTCCACCACCGGGCGCACTCCCTGTGCTTCCTCGCGCGCAGCGTGAACTTCCCCGTGCTGGTCGACCCGGCGCCGCTGCGGACCTCGACGGTCGTCTGA
- the uvrA gene encoding excinuclease ABC subunit UvrA gives MSNRLVVSGAREHNLRNVDLDLPRDRLVVFTGLSGSGKSSLAFDTIFAEGQRRYVESLSAYARQFLGQMDKPDVDFIEGLSPAVSIDQKSTNRNPRSTVGTITEVYDYLRLLFARAGTQHCPVCDEPVRAQTPQQIVDKVLELPEGTRYQVLAPVVRGRKGEYAELFSELQTQGFARARVDGEVVQLASPPALERKLKHDIEVVVDRLVARDGVRRRLTDSVETALRLAGGLVMIELVDADVDDLDRVRKYSEKRSCPNDHPLTLDEIEPRTFSFNAPYGACPECTGIGFRLEVDPDLVVPDEEKTLREGAVAPWAQTSSEYFERVLSALADEMKFSLDVPWRALPQRARDAVLHGRNHEVHVKYRNRWGRERQYSTGFEGAITFLERRHGETESDWSKDRYEAFMREVPCPVCEGARLKPEVLAVKIGTKSIWDVCRMPISGSKEYLDGLDLGPREAAIAGEVLKEIHARLGFLLDVGLHYLTLERAAGTLSGGEAQRIRLATQIGSGLVGVLYVLDEPSIGLHQRDNRRLIDTLTRLRDMGNTLIVVEHDEDTIRAADWIVDVGPGAGEHGGQVVHSGDYAGLLEAEGSMTGAYLSGRRSIALPAARRAPDPKRRLTVVGARENNLRDIDVSFPLGVLTAVTGVSGSGKSTLVNSILHTVLANELNGARQVAGRHTRVTGTEHLDKVVHVDQGPIGRTPRSNPATYTGVWDRIRKIFAETEEAKVRGYGPGRFSFNVKGGRCEACSGDGTLKIEMNFLPDVYVPCEVCHGARYNRETLEVHFKGKTVADVLDMPIEEAAEFFAAFPAISRHLSTLVDVGLGYVRLGQPAPTLSGGEAQRVKLASELQKRSTGRTVYVLDEPTTGLHFEDIRKLLGVLQSLVEKGNTVLVIEHNLDVVKSADWIVDMGPEGGSGGGLVVAEGTPEQVAAVEESHTGRYLAPLLADHPAVPVGDRVVAVGQPRPAAAKKTTKRRATKHDAA, from the coding sequence GTGAGCAACCGCCTCGTCGTCTCCGGTGCCCGCGAGCACAACCTCCGCAACGTCGACCTCGACCTCCCGCGCGACCGCCTGGTCGTGTTCACCGGGCTGTCCGGGTCGGGGAAGTCGTCGCTCGCCTTCGACACGATCTTCGCCGAGGGCCAGCGGCGCTACGTCGAGTCGCTGTCGGCGTACGCCCGCCAGTTCCTCGGCCAGATGGACAAGCCCGACGTCGACTTCATCGAGGGTCTGAGCCCGGCGGTGTCGATCGACCAGAAGTCGACCAACCGCAACCCCCGGTCCACCGTCGGCACGATCACCGAGGTGTACGACTACCTGCGCCTGCTGTTCGCGCGCGCGGGCACGCAGCACTGCCCGGTGTGCGACGAGCCGGTGCGCGCGCAGACCCCGCAGCAGATCGTCGACAAGGTCCTCGAGCTGCCGGAGGGCACGCGGTACCAGGTGCTCGCCCCCGTGGTGCGCGGGCGCAAGGGCGAGTACGCCGAGCTCTTCTCCGAGCTCCAGACGCAGGGCTTCGCCCGGGCACGGGTCGACGGCGAGGTCGTCCAGCTCGCGTCCCCGCCGGCGCTGGAGCGCAAGCTCAAGCACGACATCGAGGTCGTCGTCGACCGCCTGGTGGCGCGCGACGGCGTGCGCCGCCGTCTCACCGACTCGGTCGAGACCGCGCTCCGGCTGGCGGGCGGGCTCGTCATGATCGAGCTGGTGGACGCCGACGTCGACGACCTGGACAGGGTTCGCAAGTACTCCGAGAAGCGCTCCTGCCCGAACGACCACCCGCTGACCCTCGACGAGATCGAGCCCCGCACCTTCTCCTTCAACGCGCCGTACGGCGCCTGCCCGGAGTGCACCGGCATCGGGTTCCGGCTCGAGGTCGACCCCGACCTCGTCGTCCCCGACGAGGAGAAGACGCTGCGCGAGGGTGCCGTGGCGCCGTGGGCGCAGACGTCCTCGGAGTACTTCGAGCGTGTCCTGTCGGCGCTCGCCGACGAGATGAAGTTCTCCCTCGACGTGCCGTGGCGTGCGCTGCCGCAGCGAGCCCGGGACGCGGTGCTGCACGGCCGCAACCACGAGGTGCACGTCAAGTACCGCAACCGATGGGGCCGCGAGCGGCAGTACTCGACCGGCTTCGAGGGCGCGATCACGTTCCTCGAGCGCCGCCACGGGGAGACCGAGTCGGACTGGTCCAAGGATCGCTACGAGGCCTTCATGCGCGAGGTCCCGTGCCCCGTGTGCGAGGGGGCGCGCCTCAAGCCCGAGGTCCTCGCGGTGAAGATCGGCACGAAGTCCATCTGGGACGTCTGCCGCATGCCGATCTCGGGGTCGAAGGAGTACCTGGACGGCCTCGACCTGGGCCCGCGCGAGGCCGCGATCGCCGGCGAGGTGCTCAAGGAGATCCACGCCCGCCTCGGGTTCCTGCTCGACGTCGGTCTGCACTACCTCACGCTGGAACGGGCGGCGGGCACGCTGTCCGGCGGCGAGGCGCAGCGCATCCGTCTGGCGACCCAGATCGGGTCCGGGCTGGTCGGGGTCCTCTACGTCCTCGACGAGCCCAGCATCGGCCTGCACCAGCGGGACAACCGGCGTCTCATCGACACGCTCACGCGACTGCGGGACATGGGCAACACCCTCATCGTCGTCGAGCACGACGAGGACACGATCCGCGCCGCCGACTGGATCGTCGACGTGGGCCCGGGCGCCGGCGAGCACGGCGGACAGGTCGTGCACTCGGGCGACTACGCCGGGCTGCTGGAGGCCGAGGGCTCGATGACGGGCGCGTACCTGTCCGGCCGGCGCAGCATCGCGCTGCCCGCCGCGCGGCGCGCCCCCGACCCGAAGCGTCGCCTCACGGTCGTCGGGGCGCGGGAGAACAACCTGCGCGACATCGACGTGTCCTTCCCGCTCGGTGTGCTCACCGCGGTCACGGGCGTCTCCGGGTCGGGCAAGTCCACCCTGGTCAACTCGATCCTGCACACGGTCCTGGCGAACGAGCTCAACGGTGCCCGCCAGGTCGCCGGGCGGCACACGCGCGTCACCGGCACCGAGCACCTCGACAAGGTGGTGCACGTCGACCAGGGGCCGATCGGCCGCACGCCGCGGTCCAACCCCGCCACCTACACGGGCGTCTGGGACCGGATCCGCAAGATCTTCGCCGAGACCGAGGAGGCGAAGGTCCGTGGCTACGGGCCCGGGCGCTTCTCCTTCAACGTCAAGGGCGGCCGCTGCGAGGCGTGCTCGGGCGACGGCACGCTGAAGATCGAGATGAACTTCCTGCCCGACGTCTACGTGCCCTGCGAGGTCTGCCACGGCGCCCGCTACAACCGCGAGACGCTCGAGGTCCACTTCAAGGGCAAGACGGTCGCCGACGTGCTCGACATGCCGATCGAGGAGGCCGCCGAGTTCTTCGCCGCGTTCCCGGCGATCTCCCGGCACCTGTCCACGCTGGTCGACGTCGGCCTCGGGTACGTCCGCCTCGGTCAGCCCGCCCCGACGCTGTCCGGCGGCGAGGCGCAGCGCGTCAAGCTCGCCAGCGAGCTCCAGAAGCGGTCGACCGGTCGCACGGTGTACGTCCTCGACGAGCCCACCACGGGACTGCACTTCGAGGACATCCGCAAGCTGCTCGGTGTGCTCCAGTCGCTCGTCGAGAAGGGGAACACCGTGCTCGTCATCGAGCACAACCTCGACGTGGTCAAGAGCGCCGACTGGATCGTCGACATGGGGCCGGAGGGCGGCTCCGGCGGCGGCCTGGTCGTCGCGGAGGGCACCCCCGAGCAGGTCGCAGCGGTCGAGGAGAGCCACACCGGGCGCTACCTCGCCCCGCTCCTGGCCGACCACCCGGCCGTCCCGGTCGGCGACCGCGTCGTCGCCGTCGGGCAGCCCCGCCCGGCCGCGGCGAAGAAGACCACGAAGCGGCGGGCCACGAAGCACGACGCCGCCTGA
- a CDS encoding YciI family protein, with amino-acid sequence MATFVVTYAYRPDPARLDAVRPAHRTFLGELNARGVVRVSGPLPATADAPAGALLVVEADDAQDALHTLDPDPFRDADLIAERSVREWLPVIGGFAS; translated from the coding sequence ATGGCCACCTTCGTCGTCACGTACGCCTACCGCCCCGACCCTGCCCGGCTCGACGCCGTGCGGCCCGCGCACCGCACGTTCCTCGGGGAGCTGAACGCGCGCGGCGTCGTGCGCGTGTCGGGGCCGCTGCCCGCCACGGCCGACGCGCCCGCTGGCGCCCTGCTCGTCGTGGAGGCCGACGACGCCCAGGACGCCCTGCACACGCTGGACCCCGACCCGTTCCGCGACGCCGACCTGATCGCCGAGCGGTCGGTCCGCGAGTGGCTGCCCGTGATCGGTGGCTTCGCCTCCTGA
- a CDS encoding TerC family protein, producing the protein MTHELPLWFEGVSLAAMAAILLADLVVVGRRPHVPSMREAGLWVALYVGLALVYGLVVWAVGGIQPAGEFYAGWLTEYSLSVDNLFVFVIIMSRFAVPREHQQKVLMVGIIIALVLRGAFILAGAALIEQFTWIFYFFGAFLVYTAIKLVSGGDEEEEFKENVAIRGLRRVLPVSDGYDGAKIRTVVDGRRLWTPMLVVFVAIGTTDLLFALDSIPAIFGLTQDPFIVFATNLFALMGLRQLYFLLGGLLERLVYLPFALAFILGFIGVKLVLEALHTNEVPFINGGEHVAWAPEIPIWLSLAVIIGSLAIATVASLLRTRGRVRAGAGAEEPADS; encoded by the coding sequence GTGACCCACGAGCTGCCCCTCTGGTTCGAGGGGGTCTCGCTCGCGGCCATGGCCGCGATCCTCCTCGCCGACCTCGTCGTCGTCGGTCGGCGGCCGCACGTGCCCTCCATGCGCGAGGCCGGCCTGTGGGTGGCTCTCTACGTGGGTCTGGCGCTCGTGTACGGCCTCGTCGTGTGGGCGGTCGGCGGGATCCAGCCCGCCGGGGAGTTCTACGCGGGCTGGCTCACCGAGTACTCCCTCAGCGTCGACAACCTGTTCGTGTTCGTGATCATCATGAGCAGGTTCGCCGTGCCGCGGGAGCACCAGCAGAAGGTGCTCATGGTGGGCATCATCATCGCGCTGGTGCTCCGCGGGGCGTTCATCCTCGCGGGCGCCGCGCTCATCGAGCAGTTCACCTGGATCTTCTACTTCTTCGGCGCGTTCCTCGTGTACACCGCGATCAAGCTGGTGTCCGGCGGCGACGAGGAGGAGGAGTTCAAGGAGAACGTGGCGATCCGCGGGCTGCGCCGGGTGCTCCCGGTGAGCGACGGCTACGACGGCGCGAAGATCCGTACCGTGGTCGACGGGCGCAGGCTGTGGACGCCGATGCTCGTCGTCTTCGTGGCGATCGGCACCACGGACCTGCTCTTCGCGCTCGACTCGATCCCCGCGATCTTCGGCCTCACCCAGGACCCCTTCATCGTCTTCGCGACCAACCTGTTCGCGCTGATGGGCCTGCGCCAGCTGTACTTCCTGCTGGGCGGTCTCCTGGAACGGCTGGTCTACCTGCCGTTCGCGCTGGCGTTCATCCTCGGGTTCATCGGGGTCAAGCTGGTGCTCGAGGCCCTGCACACGAACGAGGTGCCGTTCATCAACGGTGGCGAGCACGTGGCGTGGGCCCCGGAGATCCCGATCTGGCTCTCGCTCGCCGTGATCATCGGGTCGCTCGCGATCGCGACCGTCGCCAGCCTGCTGAGGACCCGCGGGCGGGTGCGCGCCGGGGCCGGCGCCGAGGAGCCCGCCGACTCCTGA
- a CDS encoding TerC family protein, translated as MDVAPWVWIVTVAAIVAMLVVDYVGHVRTPHAPTLKESAWWSLAYVAVAVAFGFVVMAVWGTTYGGEYFAGYITEKSLSVDNLFVFVLIMTSFRVPREHQQRVLLIGITIALVLRTVFILAGAALIANFAWIFYIFGAFLIWTAIAQARSGTDHDEEFQENGVLRLTRRIFPTTDDYVGHHMTTKIDGKRFITPMLIVMIAIGSADLLFAVDSIPAIFGLTQETFLVFTANAFSLLGLRQLYFLVDGLLDRLVFLNYGLAAILGFIGIKLVIHALHTNEVPFINGGEHVEAIPEISTTVSLAFIVVVLTITTVASLLKTRRDHRVTAGAGPEDA; from the coding sequence ATGGATGTCGCCCCCTGGGTCTGGATCGTCACCGTCGCCGCCATCGTGGCGATGCTCGTCGTCGACTACGTCGGCCACGTGCGCACACCGCACGCCCCCACCCTCAAGGAGTCGGCCTGGTGGTCGCTCGCCTACGTCGCCGTGGCGGTGGCGTTCGGCTTCGTCGTCATGGCGGTCTGGGGGACCACGTACGGCGGTGAGTACTTCGCCGGGTACATCACCGAGAAGTCGCTCAGCGTCGACAACCTGTTCGTCTTCGTCCTGATCATGACGAGCTTCCGCGTCCCGCGGGAGCACCAGCAGCGAGTGCTGCTCATCGGCATCACCATCGCGCTCGTGCTGCGCACCGTGTTCATCCTCGCGGGCGCCGCCCTCATCGCGAACTTCGCGTGGATCTTCTACATCTTCGGCGCCTTCCTCATCTGGACCGCGATCGCGCAGGCCCGTTCGGGCACCGACCACGACGAGGAGTTCCAGGAGAACGGCGTCCTGCGCCTCACGCGCCGCATCTTCCCGACGACCGACGACTACGTCGGCCACCACATGACGACGAAGATCGACGGCAAGCGGTTCATCACGCCGATGCTCATCGTCATGATCGCCATCGGCAGCGCCGACCTGCTCTTCGCCGTCGACTCGATCCCCGCCATCTTCGGCCTCACGCAGGAGACGTTCCTGGTCTTCACCGCGAACGCCTTCTCCCTGCTGGGCCTGCGCCAGCTGTACTTCCTGGTTGACGGGCTGCTGGACCGCCTCGTCTTCCTCAACTACGGCCTGGCCGCCATCCTGGGCTTCATCGGCATCAAGCTGGTGATCCACGCCCTGCACACGAACGAGGTGCCGTTCATCAACGGCGGTGAGCACGTCGAGGCGATCCCCGAGATCTCCACGACGGTGTCGCTCGCCTTCATCGTCGTGGTCCTGACGATCACCACGGTGGCCTCGCTGCTCAAGACACGTCGTGACCACCGCGTGACCGCGGGGGCGGGACCGGAGGACGCGTGA
- the uvrB gene encoding excinuclease ABC subunit UvrB, whose protein sequence is MRPVTDLQRTVAPFEVVSEFRPSGDQPKAIAQLTERVRAGEKDVVLLGATGTGKSATTAWLVEQLQRPTLVMAPNKTLAAQLATEFRELLPNNAVEYFVSYYDYYQPEAYIAQTDTYIEKDSSINDEVERLRHSATSNLLTRRDTVVVASVSCIYGLGTPQEYVDRMVRLDVGDVVDRDEMLRRFVQMQYTRNDLAFTRGTFRVRGDTVEIIPVYEELAIRIEMFGDEIEAIQTLHPLTGDVIREEKSVHLFPATHYVAGPERMERAISGIEAELEERLADLERQNKLLEAQRLRMRTTYDIEMMRTIGTCNGIENYSRHIDGRDAGTAPHTLLDYFPEDFLLVIDESHVTVPQIGAMFEGDMSRKRSLVDHGFRLPSAMDNRPLRWEEFVERIGQTVYLSATPGSYELAQSDGVVEQIIRPTGLVDPEVVVKPTTGQIDDLLGEIRDRVDRDERVLVTTLTKKMAEDLTDYLLGKDVRVRYLHSEVDTLRRVELLRELRQGEYDVLVGINLLREGLDLPEVSLVAILDADKEGFLRSERSLIQTIGRAARNVTGQVHMYADKVTPAMRFALDETDRRREKQQAYNREHGIDPQPLRKRIADVTDMLAREDIDTAELLAGGYRRSPGEGRGPKAPVPGSPKEASTSGNRLAGLAADELAELIQELSDQMHAAAAELQFEVAARLRDEIGGLKKELRQMRAATA, encoded by the coding sequence ATGCGTCCTGTGACCGACCTGCAGCGAACCGTGGCCCCGTTCGAGGTGGTGTCCGAGTTCCGACCGAGCGGTGACCAGCCCAAGGCCATCGCCCAGCTCACGGAACGGGTCCGGGCGGGGGAGAAGGACGTCGTCCTGCTCGGCGCCACCGGCACGGGCAAGAGCGCGACCACCGCCTGGCTCGTCGAGCAGCTGCAGCGCCCCACCCTCGTCATGGCGCCGAACAAGACGCTCGCCGCGCAGCTGGCCACGGAGTTCCGCGAGCTGCTGCCGAACAACGCCGTCGAGTACTTCGTCTCCTACTACGACTACTACCAGCCCGAGGCGTACATCGCGCAGACGGACACCTACATCGAGAAGGACTCGTCGATCAACGACGAGGTGGAGCGGCTGCGGCACTCGGCGACGTCCAACCTCCTGACGCGGCGCGACACGGTCGTCGTCGCCTCGGTCTCGTGCATCTACGGCCTGGGCACCCCGCAGGAGTACGTGGACCGCATGGTCCGGCTCGACGTGGGGGACGTCGTCGACCGTGACGAGATGCTCCGCCGGTTCGTGCAGATGCAGTACACGCGCAACGACCTGGCATTCACGCGGGGGACGTTCCGCGTGCGGGGCGACACGGTCGAGATCATCCCGGTCTACGAGGAGCTCGCGATCCGGATCGAGATGTTCGGCGACGAGATCGAGGCGATCCAGACGCTGCACCCCCTCACGGGCGACGTGATCCGGGAGGAGAAGAGCGTCCACCTGTTCCCCGCCACGCACTACGTCGCGGGGCCGGAGCGCATGGAGCGCGCGATCTCCGGCATCGAGGCGGAGCTCGAGGAACGGCTGGCCGACCTGGAGCGCCAGAACAAGCTCCTCGAGGCGCAGCGGCTGCGCATGCGCACCACCTACGACATCGAGATGATGCGCACGATCGGCACGTGCAACGGCATCGAGAACTACTCGCGGCACATCGACGGCCGCGACGCCGGGACGGCGCCGCACACCCTCCTGGACTACTTCCCGGAGGACTTCCTGCTCGTCATCGACGAGTCCCACGTGACGGTCCCGCAGATCGGCGCGATGTTCGAGGGCGACATGTCGCGCAAGCGCTCGCTCGTCGACCACGGCTTCCGGCTGCCGAGCGCGATGGACAACCGGCCGCTGCGCTGGGAGGAGTTCGTGGAGCGCATCGGTCAGACGGTCTACCTGTCGGCGACCCCCGGCAGCTACGAGCTCGCCCAGTCCGACGGCGTGGTGGAGCAGATCATCCGACCGACGGGGCTCGTCGACCCCGAGGTGGTGGTCAAGCCGACGACCGGCCAGATCGACGACCTCCTCGGCGAGATCCGTGACCGGGTCGACCGCGACGAGCGGGTGCTCGTGACGACCCTGACGAAGAAGATGGCCGAGGACCTCACCGACTACCTGCTCGGCAAGGACGTCCGGGTGCGCTACCTGCACTCGGAGGTCGACACGCTGCGCCGGGTGGAGCTGCTGCGCGAGCTGCGCCAGGGCGAGTACGACGTCCTGGTCGGCATCAACCTGCTGCGCGAGGGCCTCGACCTGCCGGAGGTGTCGCTGGTGGCGATCCTCGACGCGGACAAGGAGGGCTTCCTCCGTTCGGAGCGCTCCCTCATCCAGACGATCGGCCGCGCGGCCCGCAACGTCACCGGTCAGGTCCACATGTACGCCGACAAGGTCACCCCGGCGATGCGGTTCGCGCTCGACGAGACCGACCGGCGCCGCGAGAAGCAGCAGGCGTACAACCGCGAGCACGGCATCGACCCGCAGCCGCTGCGCAAGAGGATCGCCGACGTCACCGACATGCTCGCGCGCGAGGACATCGACACCGCCGAGCTGCTGGCCGGCGGGTACCGGCGCTCGCCGGGGGAGGGGCGCGGACCGAAGGCGCCGGTGCCCGGCTCGCCCAAGGAGGCGTCGACGTCGGGCAACCGGCTCGCCGGGCTGGCCGCCGACGAGCTCGCCGAGCTCATCCAGGAGCTGAGCGACCAGATGCACGCCGCCGCGGCGGAGCTGCAGTTCGAGGTGGCGGCGCGCCTGCGCGACGAGATCGGCGGGCTGAAGAAGGAGCTGCGCCAGATGCGCGCCGCGACCGCCTGA
- a CDS encoding pyroglutamyl-peptidase I — protein MAVKVVMTGFEPFGGDAVNESWEAVRRLAAEPGALPPDVELVTALLPVTFVGAPSALAALVAAHRPDVVVATGLAAGTDAVRLERVAVNVADARIPDNDGTQPVDVPVVPGAPTAYLSGLPLKAALVELRAAGLPAVVSNTAGTYVCNAVFYALAHALAQAPGVVGGFVHVPRADALPVADAARALGVVASVAVRAARGELPEVAVAAGAEH, from the coding sequence GTGGCCGTGAAGGTCGTGATGACGGGTTTCGAGCCCTTCGGCGGCGACGCCGTCAACGAGTCCTGGGAAGCGGTGCGCCGGCTCGCGGCCGAACCGGGCGCGCTGCCGCCGGACGTCGAGCTGGTCACCGCGCTGCTGCCCGTCACCTTCGTCGGCGCGCCGTCCGCGCTCGCCGCGCTCGTCGCCGCGCACCGTCCCGACGTCGTCGTCGCCACCGGCCTGGCCGCCGGCACCGACGCGGTCCGGCTGGAACGGGTCGCCGTCAACGTCGCCGACGCCCGCATCCCCGACAACGACGGTACGCAGCCGGTCGACGTGCCGGTCGTGCCGGGGGCCCCGACCGCCTATCTCTCCGGCCTGCCCCTCAAGGCGGCGCTCGTGGAGCTGCGCGCCGCCGGTCTGCCCGCCGTCGTCAGCAACACCGCCGGCACCTACGTGTGCAACGCGGTCTTCTACGCCCTCGCGCACGCCCTCGCGCAGGCTCCCGGTGTCGTCGGCGGGTTCGTGCACGTGCCGCGTGCCGACGCGCTGCCGGTCGCCGATGCCGCGCGGGCGCTCGGCGTCGTCGCGTCCGTCGCGGTCCGCGCGGCGCGGGGCGAGCTGCCCGAGGTGGCCGTCGCCGCGGGCGCCGAGCACTGA
- a CDS encoding choice-of-anchor A family protein, with the protein MRHARPALAGIALLSTALAGAAVVGAPAAAATADGSGLTTCTTTGSGLQNDVLASDDGTAVVVGGDYTAHPAAAESEGRLVVAGTTTIDAGYFNLGRVGVGSGVVALGDVLVSGGDVVVRPGSTLDVNHGVTGGGDVRTGGEVTGRLELNGGTVRAGDPAAAGTAADHVATLRSVSARLGALPATGTLTTAGGFPALVGDGTSDPQVFTLTTAEASALDTVVLTDVGDAAVVVNVAGPDGVLDTVHTAAGTVADRIDDGAALGAWAPRVLWNFTDATSLALGGDQPSQLVGSVLAPQADVVQSTHTNGRLWVGGDLDLGGAGSGSGLEHHNFPWEGLVETTCDPGTTVPTPAPTTSPTPAPDGTATPRPTPAPTTSTAPSTAPSTAPDEEPGTEPGEPTTAEPSAAPVTVAPAPGDDETPDARDQTVADGDGGDDTGGEKVTGGEQLPRTGASVGALLAVVGTLLAAGTAVLLWRRRLAAR; encoded by the coding sequence ATGCGCCACGCCCGTCCGGCCCTCGCCGGCATCGCCCTGCTGTCGACCGCTCTCGCCGGTGCCGCCGTCGTCGGGGCGCCCGCCGCGGCGGCCACCGCCGACGGGTCAGGCCTCACCACCTGCACCACGACCGGCAGCGGCCTGCAGAACGACGTCCTCGCGTCCGACGACGGCACCGCCGTCGTCGTCGGCGGCGACTACACGGCGCACCCGGCCGCCGCCGAGAGCGAGGGCCGGCTCGTCGTGGCGGGGACGACCACGATCGACGCGGGGTACTTCAACCTCGGCCGCGTCGGCGTCGGCTCCGGCGTCGTCGCGCTCGGCGACGTCCTCGTCTCCGGCGGCGACGTCGTCGTGCGGCCCGGCTCCACCCTCGACGTGAACCACGGCGTCACCGGGGGCGGTGACGTCCGCACCGGCGGGGAGGTCACCGGCCGCCTCGAGCTCAACGGCGGGACCGTCCGCGCGGGCGACCCCGCCGCCGCCGGCACCGCGGCCGACCACGTCGCCACCCTGCGCTCGGTCTCCGCGCGGCTCGGCGCGCTGCCGGCCACCGGCACGCTCACCACGGCGGGAGGGTTCCCCGCCCTGGTGGGAGACGGCACGTCGGACCCGCAGGTCTTCACGCTCACCACCGCCGAGGCGTCCGCCCTCGACACCGTCGTCCTCACCGACGTCGGCGACGCGGCGGTCGTCGTGAACGTGGCCGGTCCCGACGGCGTCCTGGACACCGTGCACACGGCGGCGGGCACCGTCGCGGACCGGATCGACGACGGGGCCGCGCTCGGCGCGTGGGCGCCGCGCGTCCTGTGGAACTTCACCGACGCCACGTCCCTCGCGCTCGGCGGCGACCAGCCCAGCCAGCTCGTGGGTTCCGTGCTCGCTCCGCAGGCCGACGTCGTCCAGAGCACGCACACCAACGGGCGCCTGTGGGTCGGCGGCGACCTGGACCTCGGCGGCGCCGGCAGCGGCAGCGGCCTCGAGCACCACAACTTCCCGTGGGAGGGCCTCGTCGAGACCACCTGCGATCCCGGCACGACCGTGCCGACGCCCGCACCGACGACCTCGCCCACCCCCGCGCCGGACGGGACCGCGACGCCGCGGCCCACCCCCGCGCCGACCACCAGCACGGCACCGAGCACCGCACCGAGCACAGCACCGGACGAGGAACCCGGCACCGAGCCGGGCGAGCCCACGACCGCCGAACCGTCGGCGGCCCCGGTGACGGTCGCCCCGGCCCCCGGCGACGACGAGACGCCAGACGCCCGGGACCAGACCGTCGCGGACGGCGACGGCGGCGACGACACGGGAGGCGAGAAGGTCACGGGTGGCGAGCAGCTGCCCCGGACCGGCGCCTCGGTCGGGGCGCTCCTGGCCGTCGTCGGCACGCTGCTCGCCGCCGGCACCGCCGTGCTGCTGTGGCGCCGCCGCCTGGCGGCTCGCTGA